Proteins from a genomic interval of Zingiber officinale cultivar Zhangliang chromosome 2A, Zo_v1.1, whole genome shotgun sequence:
- the LOC122044252 gene encoding uncharacterized protein LOC122044252, with protein MGEWFAGRNSETANAYGFFMPRGPEVSWASLVWRPEIMLKHRFILWLLAHGKLQTTNRMAYVENKTCMLCQCQDESNGHLFFECSITCTLWNKVRRWLEINHEVNSIEELFHILGHYYKGVSQRMKVRYLEISSMIYVLWEAHNRCLYEGIVPDIDRILRKVQINVYHLWIYVEIEVIHLAKAWAVQIIRMVQIVLKLISSANEFHRRINFIGERRRLYN; from the coding sequence ATGGGTGAGTGGTTTGCGGGAAGAAACAGTGAGACTGCAAATGCATATGGTTTCTTCATGCCGAGAGGTCCTGAGGTGTCGTGGGCGTCATTAGTTTGGAGGCCGGAAATTATGCTGAAGCATCGATTCATTCTATGGTTACTTGCTCATGGAAAGCTACAAACAACAAATAGAATGGCATATGTGGAGAACAAGACTTGTATGCTTTGCCAATGTCAAGATGAGTCGAATGGTCACTTGTTCTTTGAGTGCTCTATCACATGTACTCTTTGGAACAAGGTGCGGAGATGGTTAGAGATAAATCATGAAGTTAACTCAATAGAGGAGTTATTTCACATCCTTGGCCACTACTACAAAGGTGTGAGCCAGAGAATGAAGGTGAGGTATCTTGAAATTTCTAGTATGATATATGTTTTGTGGGAAGCTCACAACAGGTGTCTCTATGAGGGGATAGTTCCTGATATTGATAGAATATTGCGCAAGGTCCAAATTAATGTTTATCATTTGTGGATTTATGTAGAAATTGAAGTGATTCACCTCGCAAAAGCATGGGCAGTACAAATTATAAGAATGGTGCAGATAGTGTTGAAGTTGATTTCATCGGCAAATGAATTTCATCGGCGAATCAATTTCATCGGTGAAAGGAGAAGGTTGTACAATTAA